The sequence AAGGTAAATGTGGCGAAGGTAAGTGTGGTCACTGATAAACTAACCCCTTATCGTTTCTAATTGAGTCTAACAATGCCGGCACCAGCTGCCGGCAAAATCCTCTCTTATGCATGTTTTCGGTAACGCAATATAAGTTTTCGGTTGATATGCGCTTTGCAAGAAAATTCGCTAAAACAGATGGACGATAAGTCAGACTCTCTCACTTAACATCTAATCTAAATCACTAAAATCTACTGAGATAACTATGCCACAATTAGCTAGCCACATTGATGATAGCTGCCTGTCGGGCAAAGGCATAGGTCTTCGTCGCGGAATGATTGATGCACTTTCTAACTATTTACAATCTCGACCTGATGCCATCGATTTCCTCGAAGTCGCACCTGAAAATTGGATAGGCATGGGTGGGCGTTTTGCTAAAAAGTTTCGTGCGCTAACTGAGCAGTACCCACTCACGCTTCACGGGCTATCATTAAATCTTGGTGGCTTTGCGCCACTGGATGAAGCATTAATCACTGCAATCAAAGATTTTATTGATACCCATTCTTGTCCAATTTATTCCGAGCACTTGAGCTATTGTGGTGATGAAGGGCAAATGTATGACTTAATGCCAATTCCATTTTCCGCTGAAGCTGTTCAGCATACTGCAGAAAGGATTCAGCGGGTGCAAGACTTATTAGGTCAACGCATTGCTATTGAAAACGTCTCTTATTATGCGGCACCTTTTCAAGACATGCCTGAAGTTGAATTTATTAATGCCGTGCTTAGGCAAGCCGATTGTGATCTTTTGTTAGATGTTAATAATATCTATGTTAACAGCATCAATCACGGCTATGATGCCAAGCAGTTTTTATTAGATCTACCACTGGATAAAGTCAGCTATATGCATATAGCTGGACATTATGTTGAGGCGGATGATTTACGCGTGGATACTCACGGTAGTGATGTTATCGATCCGGTATGGGATCTATTGCAGCTTGCCTATAGTCAAGTTGGCGTTAAACCAACGCTTCTTGAGCGAGATTTTAATTACCCTGAAATGCCAGTCTTAATGCATGAGGTTGAAAAAATTGCGCGCTATCAAAGTTTGCAGCTTGCTCAGCCAGCGTCAGCCTAGCGTATTGTGATATTTAATGACGGTAGCTTGAGCCATGCCTGAGTTGAATCTAAAAGAACAGCAGCAACTGTTTACTGCGTACCTTCGTGACCCCGCAAATAATCTTGCGCCTGCAGGTATCGAAGACAGGCGCTTGACCATTTATCGCGATTTGTTTTTTAACAATATCGAAGGTTTTTTAGCATCGGCATTTCCGGTATTTAAAAGCCTGCATGACGAACAGAGCTGGCTTAATTTAGTGCGCGAATTTTTCGCACAACACCGCTGCGAAACACCGTATTTTTTATCAATCAGTGAGGAATTTTTAGCCTATATAGATAATGATACATTGCCACTGCATCAGCGTTTTCCATTCGCGAAAGAGCTTTGCCATTATGAATGGGTTGAATTGGCATTAGATGTTGCTGAGGATGATCAACAGCAGGGCCTTCAATTTGATGCCAACGGTGATGTTTTAGCCCATCCGGTATGTTTATCACCGCTTGCTTGGCCTTTAATATATAGCTGGCCAGTGCATGAAATTGGCCCTGAGCACATTCCGGCGCAGTTGCCTGAGCAGCCGAGTTGTTTAGTGGTTTATCGTACCCGCTTAGACAAAATCGAATTTTTACAGACTAACCCAGCTACCATTCAGTTGCTGCAGCTGATCAAAGAAAATCCTGAGCTGAAGGGGCAAGATATTCTCGAATGTTTAGCCGAGATGCTCGGTCAAGCAGGTAGTTCAGCCGTTATTGACTATGGTTTACAAACGCTGGAGCAGTTGAAAACCATGGGCATTGTGCTCGGCACAGTCAATAGCAATTAGTTGACGACAACGACTGGGTGTTGATGAACAGGGTGCGTAAGTACGCTGCTTTCTACCTGAAAAACCTCGCGAATATTTTCTGCAGTAAGCATTT comes from Pseudomonadales bacterium and encodes:
- a CDS encoding DUF692 domain-containing protein codes for the protein MPQLASHIDDSCLSGKGIGLRRGMIDALSNYLQSRPDAIDFLEVAPENWIGMGGRFAKKFRALTEQYPLTLHGLSLNLGGFAPLDEALITAIKDFIDTHSCPIYSEHLSYCGDEGQMYDLMPIPFSAEAVQHTAERIQRVQDLLGQRIAIENVSYYAAPFQDMPEVEFINAVLRQADCDLLLDVNNIYVNSINHGYDAKQFLLDLPLDKVSYMHIAGHYVEADDLRVDTHGSDVIDPVWDLLQLAYSQVGVKPTLLERDFNYPEMPVLMHEVEKIARYQSLQLAQPASA
- a CDS encoding putative DNA-binding domain-containing protein; this translates as MPELNLKEQQQLFTAYLRDPANNLAPAGIEDRRLTIYRDLFFNNIEGFLASAFPVFKSLHDEQSWLNLVREFFAQHRCETPYFLSISEEFLAYIDNDTLPLHQRFPFAKELCHYEWVELALDVAEDDQQQGLQFDANGDVLAHPVCLSPLAWPLIYSWPVHEIGPEHIPAQLPEQPSCLVVYRTRLDKIEFLQTNPATIQLLQLIKENPELKGQDILECLAEMLGQAGSSAVIDYGLQTLEQLKTMGIVLGTVNSN